The genomic DNA GGCGATGATGTCGGAATACTTGCCTTGCGGTACGAAGCAGATGTCCTGGCTGTCCTGCTTGGCGGCGACCGTCAGCCCCATCTCCTCGGCGATCGCCCGCACCTGCGGCTTAGAGAGGCCGCCCAGCGGAAAGCGCAGATAGTCGATCTGCGCCTGCGTGGTGGCGAACAGGAAATAGCTCTGGTCGCGGTCGGCATCGACCGGACGGTAGAGCGCGCGATGGGCGCCATTGGCGCGGGAGCGGATGTAGTGGCCGGTGGCCAAGGCGTCGGCGCCGAGATCCTGCGCGGTGGCCAAAAGATCGGCGAACTTGACCGTCTGGTTGCACGACACGCAGGGAATCGGCGTCTCTCCGGCGACATAGCTCTCGGCGAAGGGATCGATGACCGCCTTGCGGAAGCGCTCTTCGTAGTCGAGCACGTAATGCGGGATGCCGAGCGTCTCGGAGACGCGGCGGGCGTCGTCGATATCCTGGCCGGCGCAGCAGGAACCCGCCCGGTGTGTGGCCGCGCCGTGATCGTAAAGCTGCAAGGTGACGCCGACGACATCATAGCCCTCTCGCTTCAGGATGCCGGCAACGACCGACGAATCGACGCCGCCCGACATGGCAACGACGACGCGGGTGTTTTCTGGGCGTCCGGGAAGATCGAGGCTGTTCATGGTTCTTTCAATCTGCGTGGCGCTGGCTGCCAATGGCCGGAATATAGGTCAAGCGACCCGGGTGCGCCAGCTTGCCTGCCGAAGCGATTTTTCCCGGCAAAATCAGGGCTCCGACCGCGATTGTCTCAAATGCCGAACAAAAACCTAACGTGACGTTCACGATCCTT from Mesorhizobium sp. M1E.F.Ca.ET.045.02.1.1 includes the following:
- the mnmA gene encoding tRNA 2-thiouridine(34) synthase MnmA; translated protein: MNSLDLPGRPENTRVVVAMSGGVDSSVVAGILKREGYDVVGVTLQLYDHGAATHRAGSCCAGQDIDDARRVSETLGIPHYVLDYEERFRKAVIDPFAESYVAGETPIPCVSCNQTVKFADLLATAQDLGADALATGHYIRSRANGAHRALYRPVDADRDQSYFLFATTQAQIDYLRFPLGGLSKPQVRAIAEEMGLTVAAKQDSQDICFVPQGKYSDIIAKLKPAAANPGDIVHIDGRVLGRHEGILRYTIGQRRGIGIASGEPLYVVHLDADRARVVVGPREALETHKIYLRAMNWLGDGPLSDVPAGGIELFAKVRSTRPPRPAVLHHRDGVTSVELVDGESGIAPGQACVLYSDDGNEARVFGGGFIERSERGAEAEAMLSRLAARPAHIPAE